From a region of the Candidatus Neomarinimicrobiota bacterium genome:
- a CDS encoding xanthine dehydrogenase family protein subunit M, with amino-acid sequence MEYHRPENLKGACHLLEELPEAALLAGGTDLLVDVDTGIRKARHLVSLARIPGVNGIEEEDERVIMGAGCTANEIESSSVIQNSFPEICQMVPTFASPQVRTRATVGGNICSAVACGDFPVILIALGSQVELVSSGGNRIIALGDFFLGNRETVLKKGEILTRILIPRKPADSAATYLKFLRRASNSLAVASVAVFLRFEENICRQARIVLGAVAPIPMTAERASGSLEGKTVDKAAISEAASLASKECKPITDLRGTEEFRRELVYVLTKRAVRKCSGV; translated from the coding sequence TTGGAGTATCATCGACCGGAAAACTTGAAAGGGGCCTGTCATTTGCTGGAGGAACTGCCGGAGGCGGCGCTTCTGGCGGGGGGCACCGATCTGCTGGTTGATGTGGATACGGGCATTCGAAAAGCTCGCCATCTGGTTTCTCTCGCAAGAATTCCCGGGGTGAACGGCATTGAGGAAGAGGATGAGCGGGTGATTATGGGCGCAGGATGTACGGCGAATGAGATCGAATCCTCATCCGTCATCCAAAATTCTTTCCCGGAAATCTGTCAGATGGTTCCGACTTTTGCCTCTCCGCAGGTTCGCACACGAGCCACCGTTGGCGGAAACATCTGTAGTGCGGTGGCGTGTGGGGATTTTCCTGTTATCCTCATTGCCCTCGGGTCGCAAGTGGAGTTGGTATCTTCAGGAGGCAACCGGATTATCGCACTTGGAGATTTCTTTCTGGGGAACAGGGAAACGGTTCTGAAAAAGGGTGAGATCCTCACCCGGATCTTGATTCCCAGAAAGCCCGCTGACTCCGCTGCCACCTATCTGAAATTTCTGCGACGGGCGTCTAATTCCCTGGCCGTCGCGAGTGTTGCGGTATTTCTCCGTTTTGAGGAAAACATCTGCCGTCAGGCTCGCATTGTGCTCGGGGCGGTAGCCCCCATTCCCATGACGGCGGAAAGGGCATCCGGGTCGCTTGAAGGGAAAACTGTCGACAAAGCGGCAATCTCCGAAGCGGCATCCCTGGCCAGCAAGGAATGCAAGCCTATCACCGATTTGAGGGGAACCGAAGAGTTCCGGCGAGAACTCGTATACGTTCTTACGAAAAGAGCCGTTAGAAAATGTTCAGGTGTTTGA
- a CDS encoding molybdopterin cofactor-binding domain-containing protein yields MKETGGGKEYVVELVVNGDRHSVLVSATTTLAFILREELNLTGTKIGCGVGDCGACTVLLDGEPANSCLLLALEAEGREIVTIEGTSVDGELHPLQNAFIQEGAIQCGFCTPAMVLTARALIDRNPDPTRDEIEEALAGTLCRCTGYAKIVKAIQRWKAYQKVSTFAPGVVKGNPAVVGERLPRKDSLVKVTGRATFTDDISLPNMLHGKILTSTLPHARIVKIDARKAEALPGVKAILTGNDVPDVLYGVSPARYDEHILAKEKVCYVGDEIAAVAAVDEETCRNALDFIEVEYEELPAVFDAREAMKEGAPIILERYPNNINTKVEWHFGDVEKGFKEADLVLSDSYVGNRTYQNPMEPHCAIAEWAGDGRLTVYTSTQVVHYVRYQLARLLDMPQGDIRVIGNYCGGGFGGKAEINPLEICAALLARRTGRPVKMRYTRGEMFYHCRGRHKQLIDLKIGMKKDGTITAVQQQSILEGGAYSSFGVIAAYYSGAMIPTLYKIPHFKYDGFRVNTNLPACGAMRGHGCPHPRFAFESLITDMALNLGLDPIDVRLKNAMTPDTRTVNDLNIGSCELRACIEEVRRKSGWDEKKGRLPFGKGIGVGCGGFVSGAGYPIYRSKFPHSNATIKVSEDGNTVILYTGETDIGQGSVTVLAQIAAEAIGITYDRIKVVFADTDTTPLGFGSYSSRVTLMGGNASKMAGEEIRKQILKMASHMMNVPVSSLDIEQNRVYDKASGTGELAWEEVAANCFAESGPLVGRGNYSPPEGLGGTFKGATVGTSPAYSFSACVCEVEVDLETGHVKVVKFTDAHDVGTPINPMAVEGQAEGAVSMMLSETLLEEMVFDTKGKILNPNLHDYLVATAKDVPPIDSSTVKSYEPEGPFGAKEVGEGSTLPVIGAIANAIHDAIGVRINELPITPEKLLRAMRGTKGGVS; encoded by the coding sequence ATGAAGGAAACGGGTGGCGGTAAAGAGTATGTCGTCGAGCTGGTGGTAAACGGCGACAGGCATAGTGTGCTGGTATCGGCGACGACGACCCTGGCATTCATCCTAAGGGAAGAACTGAATTTAACCGGAACGAAGATCGGATGTGGAGTGGGTGATTGCGGCGCGTGCACTGTACTTCTCGATGGAGAACCGGCCAATTCGTGTCTTCTGCTGGCATTGGAAGCCGAAGGGAGGGAGATTGTCACCATCGAAGGAACATCCGTTGATGGGGAGCTGCACCCTCTCCAGAACGCATTCATACAGGAAGGAGCCATTCAATGCGGTTTCTGCACGCCGGCCATGGTACTTACGGCCAGGGCATTGATTGACAGGAATCCTGATCCTACAAGAGATGAGATTGAAGAGGCGCTGGCGGGAACTCTCTGTCGATGCACGGGCTACGCCAAGATAGTGAAGGCGATTCAGCGATGGAAGGCTTACCAGAAAGTTTCCACCTTTGCGCCCGGGGTAGTGAAAGGGAACCCGGCCGTGGTGGGAGAACGGCTGCCGAGAAAAGATTCCCTGGTCAAGGTTACGGGACGGGCAACCTTCACCGATGATATCAGTCTGCCCAACATGCTTCATGGCAAGATTCTCACCAGTACCCTGCCCCACGCCCGAATAGTAAAGATCGACGCAAGAAAGGCTGAAGCACTTCCCGGTGTGAAGGCCATTCTGACAGGAAATGATGTGCCGGATGTACTTTATGGCGTGAGTCCGGCCCGTTATGATGAGCATATCCTGGCGAAGGAGAAAGTCTGTTATGTGGGAGATGAAATAGCCGCGGTGGCCGCGGTGGATGAGGAAACGTGTAGGAACGCGCTCGATTTCATAGAGGTAGAGTATGAAGAACTCCCCGCCGTTTTTGATGCCAGGGAGGCGATGAAAGAAGGTGCTCCGATCATTCTTGAGCGGTATCCGAACAACATCAATACAAAAGTTGAGTGGCATTTTGGGGATGTGGAGAAAGGCTTCAAGGAAGCCGATCTTGTTCTTTCGGATTCATACGTGGGGAACCGGACTTATCAGAATCCGATGGAACCCCATTGTGCAATTGCAGAGTGGGCCGGTGATGGGAGGCTCACCGTATATACCTCAACGCAGGTGGTTCATTATGTGCGCTATCAGCTTGCCCGGCTGCTGGACATGCCTCAGGGTGACATCCGTGTTATTGGGAACTACTGCGGCGGCGGCTTTGGTGGCAAAGCGGAGATCAATCCACTGGAGATTTGCGCGGCTCTCCTGGCGCGGCGAACGGGCAGACCTGTGAAGATGCGATACACGCGGGGAGAGATGTTTTATCACTGCCGCGGTAGGCACAAACAATTGATCGACCTGAAAATAGGAATGAAAAAGGACGGTACCATCACTGCTGTTCAGCAACAATCAATCCTCGAGGGCGGAGCTTACAGCTCCTTCGGTGTTATCGCTGCCTATTATTCCGGTGCCATGATTCCCACCCTTTACAAGATACCACATTTCAAGTATGACGGTTTTCGTGTCAACACGAATCTTCCCGCATGCGGAGCCATGCGAGGGCACGGGTGTCCCCACCCCAGATTTGCATTCGAAAGTCTCATAACAGATATGGCCCTTAATCTGGGACTCGATCCCATCGACGTGCGACTGAAGAATGCCATGACCCCGGACACTCGAACCGTAAACGATCTGAATATCGGTTCTTGCGAATTGAGGGCCTGCATTGAGGAAGTGAGGAGGAAAAGTGGATGGGATGAGAAAAAGGGAAGGCTTCCTTTTGGGAAAGGAATTGGCGTGGGATGCGGTGGGTTTGTGAGTGGGGCCGGATACCCCATCTACCGCTCAAAGTTTCCCCATTCCAATGCCACCATCAAGGTAAGTGAGGATGGAAATACGGTGATCCTTTATACGGGAGAGACAGATATTGGGCAGGGGTCTGTCACGGTTTTGGCTCAAATTGCGGCCGAGGCCATCGGAATCACTTATGATCGAATAAAAGTTGTGTTTGCAGATACAGACACAACGCCGCTAGGATTTGGATCGTATTCGTCGAGAGTCACCCTCATGGGCGGGAATGCGTCCAAAATGGCGGGGGAGGAAATCAGGAAACAGATCCTGAAAATGGCTTCCCATATGATGAATGTTCCGGTGAGTTCCCTTGACATAGAGCAGAATCGAGTCTATGATAAGGCCAGTGGTACGGGGGAGCTTGCCTGGGAGGAGGTAGCCGCCAACTGTTTTGCAGAAAGCGGTCCTTTGGTGGGTCGCGGCAATTATTCTCCTCCAGAAGGTCTGGGAGGGACTTTCAAAGGGGCGACGGTGGGTACGTCTCCCGCCTATTCTTTCTCGGCGTGTGTCTGTGAAGTCGAAGTGGATCTGGAAACCGGACACGTGAAAGTCGTGAAGTTTACAGATGCTCACGATGTGGGAACACCGATTAATCCCATGGCAGTGGAAGGTCAGGCCGAAGGGGCTGTCTCAATGATGTTGAGTGAAACGTTGCTGGAAGAGATGGTCTTCGATACAAAAGGGAAAATTCTCAACCCCAATCTGCATGACTATCTTGTGGCGACGGCGAAAGATGTTCCCCCCATCGATAGCAGCACCGTGAAGTCGTACGAACCGGAGGGACCCTTCGGGGCAAAGGAGGTGGGAGAAGGATCCACACTTCCGGTCATCGGTGCCATTGCCAATGCCATTCACGATGCCATCGGCGTCAGAATTAACGAGCTTCCTATTACGCCAGAGAAACTGCTCCGGGCGATGAGGGGGACAAAAGGAGGCGTGTCGTGA